CCTGGATGTGTTTCATTAATCCAAAGGACCAAGCCCTGATCCCATTAACTgaaaggccaagccctgacccccagcccTTAGGAAGGGACATTCTGTCCCTCACTCAGTCCTCATGGCTCTTCCTGGGGCAGTGGAATGTGGAGATGGGCAATGCCAAGGGCAGGACCGTGGAAAAACACCTCCTGAGAATGGACAAGGAGGCAATGAGGCCCCAGGGCTGGAAGGATTTGTCATCTCCTCATAGGCATCCGTGGCAGAGAGGACAGCCACCACCAAAGTCATGGAAAGGCTGCTCTGGTAGGgagctttcagcttttccacatccctctgtcctctccacaACATGCTGTCCCACAGTGTTGCATCACCTGTGCCTCTTGCCCTGAGGCTGCACTCATCTCCCCGGCTGCCCCACCTTGCTGTcaccttcctttgctgatgTCTCTCTGTCCTCCCCGGCTCTTGCGTGACACACAAAGCCCTGGGCTGATCCAGACTCCTTCTGGATGACTTGTGGCACCACAGCACTGCCCTTTGAGTGatatttctgtctcctcttgTCCAGCCTGGACCTCCCCAGCTACAAGttttagcattatttctttctcctgccattTTCCACTATGCAGAAAAGCTCCACCATCTCGGAAACCACCCTTGAAGCACTCTCAGGCGAATCCTACGGTGTCTGCAGCCTCCACACCAATGAGCCCAGAGGCCACTGGTCATACGCTTGaggtctccaaaccccatcctggGAGGCCTCTGGGCACTCTCCGGGGTGTTTGCAGGTGAAATCATAGTGGTCAGAGGccaagaaagactttttcccAAAGCCTGTGTTggcaggacgaggggcaatggctttgaactggaagaggggagatttagattggatgtaaggaagaaatattttacaatatggGTGTCAAGGAATCGGAACAggtacccagagaagttgtggatgtcccatctctggaagtgtccaaggtCAGGAACTTTGAGCTAAAGCGAGAAAACCGATTCAGCTCTAGCTCAGACCGGAACAAACCAGTATGGACTAAGAGATGGAGATTGCCCAGGGCCTGGCCGGGATGGGGTTCATTTTCTTGCTCGTAGcctgtgtggggctgtgctctgcGCAGGGCGCTGATAACACACTGgtactgcagctcctgctgctccgtgctggcagagaggcaaaggccttctctgtttctcactctgccccagagagaggaggcttggggtgggaagagactgggaagggggaaaatcaGGACGGGTGGCTCAAACGGACCAAAGAGCAATCGCACGCCTTGTAGAACCTTGTTCAGCACTAAAACTGGGAGGGGAGCTTCTCCAAAGCAGCCATTGCTTGGACACTGGCTGGACATCACTCTGCTGGTGGGACTGactgcttctccatccctggtttccttttttcttccctccatttATGAAACTCTCTTTATCTTCACCCACGAGTTCTGTTTTCTCGCTTTTGCCCTGGCGATGGtctcccccatcctgctgggggagggaggaggggattaTGTAAGGGTTTTGCTGCGAGGGGGTCACCCCAAAAGGCAATCACACAGCAAAGGGGTCGGTGCGTGCTTGTGAGGTCACCACTGCCCGAGTAGCCGATGGGCCAAGAGGAGACTCGTGGCATTTGTAGGAGCTTGTGAGGTCACTTGTTCACTCGTACCTGATAAGCGGGGAGAGAGCAAAAGGTTGGATACATGGTGGTCAGGTCACTGATTCCCACGGAACCAACAGGCCTGGGGAAGGACAAAAGCTTGTGTAGGTGTTGGTGAGGTCATTAGTGTCTGATTCCTCCACAGGCCAGGAGAAGGCCCATGGGTTGTGCAGGTTCTTATGAGGTCACTCCCCCCTGAGGAGCTGATAGGTCAGGAGAAGGCCTGTAGATGGTGCAGGTGCTTGTGAGGTCACCGGTGCCTGAGCAGGTGATAGGCCAGGAGGTGGCACATGGCCTGTGAAGCTCCTTTGGATGTCAGTGGTATCTGAACACCCGATAGAGCAGGAGCAGACATGGCAGTTGTAGATGCCAGGAGGTCACCTGTGGGTGAGTGGTGGGTGGGCCAGGAGAAGGCACATGGCTATGTACAAGCCTGGGATTGCactggtgctggagcagctgttgGGAAAAGAGCAGGCACACGGCTTGTGTGGGGCTCCTGATGACATCACAATAATGTTTAAACATGACTAAATATGGCTTTTTGGAGGAACCATCATCAGCAGAACCCATGCACAGCACAGAGGAGTGAGCATCTGACTCATgagctcaaagcagcagcaggagggtgtGAGGTCACCATCAGTGTCACCCTGTGGGAGtccacagctgctctgaggaATCAGAGAGAATGGATATTGACGTCAACAGACAACCGTGTTCCCATAACGAGGCTGGAAAGTCCCGAAGAAGAATCTTGGAAGCGAAACAAGTAACATCTAATTGAaagttggcaagaaaaatagtagatacAGGTAGCGCATGGACAGTGTTGTTCAACGAATCATAGTAAAGCTTTAGGCACGTGGACAGAGCGGTTGAGCTGTGTATCACCCAAACCTCAATTAACACCATTTCAAAAATTGTATTGGAGAAAATTGGCCTTCAAATCGCAcctgaaaaaatccaaatctgGAAATACTgtgagtggaaaattttagatgccacaattgaacctcagcaaaaTTGCAAACAGCAGTTAAAACTTTAAACGATTTGCAAAAGCTACGAGGAACAATCATTTTggttaaaccttatttgggtattactaataaatccattatttgatcttcttaagggagacATGGCTTTAACAACACCTCGTACTCTTACGAGTGaagcacaacaaactttggacaaaattgaaaaagccattactcagagaaaagcccagagACGACTCGATGGTCATCCaatgtgtttgtttggttttgttactctgtcaggcatttggtctgATAGCATAATGGGTACCTGTGCTTTCAGATCTTGTGATATTAGAGTGGGTTTTGTTTATCAACCTAAGGAAACCATATTTATTCCAATTCAGATAATTGCAGGTATCAtcattaaaggcagaaaaagaatagtacaaataactggaaatgagccattaacattttttctctattacaaTAGAATATTTAGACTGGTGTTTAGATAACAGTTTTTCATTACAGATTACCCTTGAAGGCTGTGATgattgcaaacagaaaaggggGAGATATGGGAGAAAGCGTGTACAGATTTGAACTCGATGAGAAAAGACTGTGCCCCTGAATCAGCGCGAGCATAAAGGATTCCTTTGTCGTGTGTGCACCAACACAGGCGGCCGATGCCTTGGTGTGCCCATGATATCAGTAGCAAACGCAGAGCAAGCGGCCGCTGTTCTGAAGGTCGCTAACTGGCTTAAAAGACCTTGGAATCACTAACAGCGCTTGTGGGAATGTAGGAGCTTGtggcaaagagaaataagaagaaaaggggTACATCTCCAGCACAGTCATTGCTCTTTATCTCCGTAGTTATGGAAACTCCAGTGGTGGAATTTTATTGGGGTAGCTGTTGACGTAGCTGTTAACGGGGCAGACAGGGATGTTTGTCGGATCATTCGGAAACAATATATAAAAGCATTCAGCTTCTAAAAGAAGGGGTGAAAAAGTTACAAGTAGATGATGGATCAGATTGGTTGAATAGCTTGTTTAAAGGATGGGGACTGTCAGGATGATTGTTATCATTGATAAAAACAGGGTTGTTGACTCTGGTTACTGTTGTAATTGTGTTATTAATGTTGCCTTCTCTGATCAGTTTGTTGCAAAGGGCCCTGCAAGGGACTGTCGGGAAAATTTTTGTAGCACAAATATAAAAAGGAGGAATTGTGGGAGTCCACAGCTGGTCTGAGGactcagagaaaatggatattgaCCTTGAATAGATACACGTGTTCCCATAACGAGGCTGGAAAGCCTGGAAGAAGAATCTTGGAAGTGAAACAAGTAACATCTAATGGAaagttggcaagaaaaatagtagatacAGGTAGCAAATGGACAGTGTTGTTCAACGAATCATAGTAAAGCTTTAGGCACGTGGACAGAGCGGTTGAACAAATCACTTTAACAGCTTTAGTATATGAACACAGCCTGATagataaggaaaaatataaagaggcCAGTAAAACAATAAGGTTTGGCTTTTGCTCACAAACTTTTGAATGTCGTGTCCATCCCAACAACGACACCTATCTTTCCATATTTGGTTTCTACCGGTATATTTCCTacctgcatttccttctctctgcacttGGGGCTTGATTGTCAAcacctttcttgtccttcaaggGCCTGGAAATGCCTGCGGGACATTTTCCACCCacatctgccttttccaaggACCCCAGAACTGCTCTGATTGCTCTGGCACCTTTGAGAGCACATTCAAGGGTCACAGGCAAGGGTGATGCAGCAGGCAGAAACATTTGCACTGAGCCTGTCCAAGGCAGGTGAGATGAATCTCCCTGGACCGGTAGGGTTTGTTCCTGGAGGCACACACAGAAATACCAGAGTTCTGTCAGGAGTCCACATCTCAGCTGGCCTCGTGGACTCCTCATGCACCCAAGGATATTCACCAAGTTTTCACCATTTACACACAAAGGCAGGAGTCACAGGGATTCTCTGGACTCCCAGAGAATCAGATGCACCCCAGACCTGTGGTGTATCCCACCACTCTGTACTTGTCTGAGATGCCTCATGATATGAGGAATGGACACAGAGACCTCAGTTCAAGAAAGCACATCCCAGTGCTACATTGAGGCACTTACACTTGGGATGTTGATCTCAACACAATGTGACTTTGAGAAACTGTCTCACAGACCTTCATGGAACTGAAGGAAGAGCTGTTTGTGTTCTCTTGGGTTCATCTCACCTCACACACGTGACGTACATGCTCACATCTTGTCTGAACAGTGTGAACTTTGAATCTGAGCTCCTCATTCTTTGTCCTTTCAGGGAGGGACAAAGAGTATCTCCAAGCTGGAGAGAGAGGGCAGTGCTGAGAATGGTGGTTTTGAGGGGCTGCTCCAGGATGATTGTCCTGGGGCAGGTTCTGTGTGTGCTACAGCGCATATGGGCACAGACCAGACCCTGTCCTGAAGATCtcccagaggagggctggatGTGAAAGACAACTATAGCCTTCCCAAACCCATCACACCTGCAGTGCTTATCTTTACACTGGTGTTTTCATCAGTGGCTCAGGTTCTTGGACAAACCCCAAAAGAAACTCTAAGACCTCAGTGCAGGCCTGAGGAGATCTCCTCTCTTTgtggaaaggctgttgtggaggcagctctgtcccacaagtgcccactgcctgtccctgcctgcgggcacagcactgccacgcagcaccgctgtgaccaagctcagagccctcaggccttccagcaaggcaaggggtgaggaggagagtgtggaaggggagagagaacagctctgggagatcaagcactggtgcctggcagggctgccatGCTGGgattcttttcccctccacccatGTCCACAGGatctgtccctgcagctccaaaaagCCCATGGAAGAATGGTACCAGGGAACAAATGTCGTTGAatatccctttatttttttgaaacacacagagagcacagctcctcatttacacagacaatcagtaagaaaagaaaagaagaagaagagattaaattaaaaaaaggatgaCAACATTACCCTAATTAAAAACCAGCAACACCAATGAAAAATAGAGCAGACAGTCTGGGCCTGCCATGAGTTGCATGATAACTGCTATGCAGAAGGTGATGAGCAGTTCATTGCTTCAGAGAATCATCCACttatcagtttccacactgcatccttgagctgctggttcctcaagctgtagatgagggggttcaaTGCTGGAGGCATCACTGAGTACAGAAATGACACCACAATGTCCAGTGATGGcgaggagatggaggggggcttcaggtaggcaaacATACCAGTGCTGATAAAGAGGGAGACCACAGCCAtgtgagggaggcacgtggaaaaggctttgtgccgtccctgctctgaggggatcctcagcaccgccctgaagatctgcacataggacaccacaatgaaaacaaaacagcccaAACATAAACAGACACCAACTACAAGAAGCCCAACCTCCCTCACGGCAGCatctgagcaggagagcttgaggatgtgagggatttcacagaagaactgtttcacagcattgccctggcagaggggcagagaaaatgtattggccgtgtgcagcagagcattgagaaacccagcgccccaggcagctgctgccatgtggacacaagctctgctgcccaggagggtcccgtagtgcaggggtttgcagatggcaacgtagcggtcataggacatgatggtgagaagagaaaattctgctgaaatgaaaaaggcaaacaggaaGACTTGAGAAACACATCCTGAGTAGGAGATGG
The nucleotide sequence above comes from Cuculus canorus isolate bCucCan1 unplaced genomic scaffold, bCucCan1.pri subtelo1, whole genome shotgun sequence. Encoded proteins:
- the LOC128850891 gene encoding olfactory receptor 14A16-like, which translates into the protein MSNSSSITQFLLLAFADTWELQLLHFWLFLGIYLAALLGNGLIITTIACDHHLHTPMYFFLLNLSVLDLGSISTTVPKSMANSLWDNRAISYSGCVSQVFLFAFFISAEFSLLTIMSYDRYVAICKPLHYGTLLGSRACVHMAAAAWGAGFLNALLHTANTFSLPLCQGNAVKQFFCEIPHILKLSCSDAAVREVGLLVVGVCLCLGCFVFIVVSYVQIFRAVLRIPSEQGRHKAFSTCLPHMAVVSLFISTGMFAYLKPPSISSPSLDIVVSFLYSVMPPALNPLIYSLRNQQLKDAVWKLISG